Proteins found in one Candidatus Nealsonbacteria bacterium CG07_land_8_20_14_0_80_39_13 genomic segment:
- the trpS gene encoding tryptophan--tRNA ligase: MLILSGIQPSGKLHIGNYLSAIRQWLELQKTEECVFFIADLHALTVPYDPKTLQEKILNIVAEYLACGLDPEKSIILVQSSVKEHSELCWLLNTITPIGELERMTQYKDKAKKFKANINAGLLDYPVLMAADILLYQTDLVPIGKDQVQHVELARTIARKFNSRFGETFKEPKPSLPKIGEKIMALDAPKKKMSKSSPEGCLFLFDEPEAITKKIMSATTDTGKIIKYSPSSKPGISNLLAIFSLFSNQPIEELEKKFKGEGYAKFKKELAALLVEKLEPIRKKKKEFLSREVYLKDILGKGAQRAGTIAQSTMADVKAKMGLI, translated from the coding sequence ATGCTAATTTTATCAGGCATCCAGCCATCGGGAAAACTTCATATCGGAAATTATCTGTCAGCCATAAGGCAATGGCTTGAACTCCAAAAAACAGAGGAGTGCGTTTTTTTTATCGCAGACTTGCATGCCCTCACTGTTCCATACGACCCGAAAACGCTTCAAGAAAAAATCTTGAACATAGTCGCTGAATACCTCGCCTGCGGGCTTGACCCGGAAAAATCCATCATCCTCGTCCAATCTAGCGTTAAAGAACACAGTGAACTATGCTGGCTTTTAAATACCATCACACCGATCGGAGAGCTGGAAAGAATGACCCAGTATAAAGATAAGGCAAAGAAATTTAAAGCCAACATCAATGCCGGCCTGCTGGATTACCCTGTTCTGATGGCAGCTGATATCCTGCTTTATCAGACCGATCTTGTCCCTATCGGAAAAGACCAAGTTCAGCATGTTGAGCTTGCCAGAACCATTGCCAGAAAATTTAACTCCCGCTTCGGAGAAACATTCAAAGAACCGAAACCATCTCTCCCAAAAATAGGAGAAAAAATAATGGCTCTGGACGCGCCAAAAAAGAAAATGTCCAAATCCTCTCCCGAAGGATGTCTTTTCCTTTTTGACGAGCCGGAAGCGATAACCAAAAAAATAATGTCAGCCACGACTGACACCGGAAAAATCATAAAATACTCCCCTTCTTCCAAGCCGGGAATATCAAACCTTCTGGCGATTTTTTCTCTTTTCAGCAACCAGCCAATTGAAGAACTGGAAAAAAAATTCAAAGGAGAAGGATATGCTAAATTCAAAAAAGAACTGGCTGCTCTTCTGGTGGAAAAATTGGAACCAATCCGCAAGAAAAAGAAGGAATTTCTTTCCAGAGAAGTCTATTTGAAGGATATATTGGGAAAAGGAGCTCAAAGAGCCGGAACAATCGCCCAGTCAACAATGGCCGATGTCAAAGCGAAAATGGGCTTGATTTAA
- a CDS encoding single-stranded DNA-binding protein produces the protein MNLNKVLLIGRLTRDPENKSLPSGQQVTSFGMATDRYYTSKQGEKQQKTEFHNIVCFGRLAEISSQYMNKGSLVFIEGRLQTRNWNDASGNKKYRTEIIAERLQLGPRSAGSAGSPAGGIKTEPNIQRPASESKHFNEVRADEDIPIIEENEEIDVKDIPF, from the coding sequence ATGAATCTGAATAAAGTTTTGCTTATCGGCAGACTGACCAGAGACCCGGAAAATAAATCGTTGCCCAGCGGACAGCAAGTCACATCTTTCGGTATGGCTACTGACAGGTATTACACTTCAAAACAGGGAGAAAAACAGCAAAAAACAGAATTCCATAATATCGTCTGTTTTGGAAGGCTGGCGGAAATATCTTCTCAATACATGAATAAAGGCTCTTTGGTTTTCATTGAAGGAAGGCTTCAGACCAGAAACTGGAACGACGCTTCCGGAAATAAAAAATACAGAACAGAAATAATCGCTGAAAGACTGCAATTGGGACCAAGAAGCGCCGGCTCTGCCGGAAGCCCTGCTGGAGGAATAAAAACAGAACCGAATATCCAGCGTCCCGCAAGCGAATCTAAGCATTTCAACGAAGTAAGAGCGGATGAGGACATTCCCATTATTGAAGAAAACGAAGAAATAGACGTCAAAGACATACCCTTTTAA
- the rpsR gene encoding 30S ribosomal protein S18 — protein MACYFCQKNIKEIDFKNTDALQKFISGMAKIKPGKKTGTCSSHQRKISEAIKRARYLGLFA, from the coding sequence ATGGCTTGCTACTTTTGCCAAAAAAACATCAAAGAAATAGACTTTAAGAATACAGACGCCCTCCAGAAATTTATCTCCGGAATGGCTAAAATAAAACCCGGAAAAAAAACAGGAACTTGTTCCAGTCATCAAAGAAAAATTTCTGAAGCGATAAAAAGAGCCCGATATTTAGGACTCTTCGCTTAA
- the recA gene encoding recombinase RecA: MAKDLQEAVDEIKQRFGEGAIMKLRETRAVDIDVIPTGSVVLNAALGVGGVPRGRIIEIYGGESTGKTTLSLHILAEAQKKGGVGAFIDAEHAMDPEYARKIGVNVDDLLISQPDSGEQALQIVETLVKSGQVDVIVVDSVAALVPRAEIDGEVGEFQIGLQARLMSQALRKLSGIVSEAKTIIVFLNQTRMKIGVMWGNPETTPGGLALKFYASVRIELKRIAQIKHREEIVGNRIKAKIVKNKVAAPFKIAEYDIYYDEGISRTSGVIEAGIKSGVIKKAGSWLRYGELKLGQGTEASKNFLKENRELLEKIEGEIAKAVIPLVEPGDLSEES; encoded by the coding sequence ATGGCAAAAGATCTTCAAGAGGCTGTTGATGAAATCAAACAACGTTTTGGCGAGGGAGCGATAATGAAATTGAGAGAAACGCGGGCGGTTGATATTGATGTTATTCCGACAGGCTCGGTTGTCTTGAACGCAGCTTTAGGCGTCGGCGGAGTTCCCAGAGGAAGAATAATTGAAATTTACGGAGGCGAATCAACGGGGAAGACAACTCTTTCTTTGCATATCTTAGCTGAAGCCCAGAAGAAAGGGGGAGTAGGAGCCTTTATTGACGCTGAACACGCTATGGACCCTGAATACGCCAGAAAAATAGGGGTTAATGTTGATGACTTGCTTATTTCCCAGCCGGATTCAGGGGAACAGGCTTTGCAGATTGTTGAAACCTTGGTTAAATCCGGACAAGTGGATGTTATTGTGGTTGATTCCGTGGCTGCTTTAGTTCCCAGAGCTGAAATAGACGGAGAAGTGGGGGAATTCCAGATCGGGCTTCAAGCCAGGCTGATGAGCCAAGCCTTGAGGAAGCTTTCGGGAATTGTTTCCGAGGCAAAAACAATCATTGTTTTTCTTAATCAGACTCGTATGAAAATAGGGGTGATGTGGGGCAACCCGGAAACAACGCCCGGAGGATTGGCTTTGAAATTTTACGCTTCCGTCAGAATTGAACTAAAGAGAATCGCCCAGATAAAACATAGAGAGGAAATTGTCGGCAACCGCATTAAAGCGAAAATAGTGAAGAATAAAGTGGCCGCTCCTTTTAAGATAGCCGAATACGACATTTATTATGATGAAGGGATATCCAGAACATCAGGGGTTATAGAGGCGGGAATTAAATCAGGCGTAATAAAAAAAGCCGGAAGTTGGCTTCGATATGGAGAGCTTAAATTAGGGCAGGGGACCGAGGCAAGTAAAAATTTCCTAAAAGAAAACAGGGAACTTCTGGAGAAAATAGAAGGAGAAATAGCTAAGGCAGTTATTCCCTTAGTAGAACCGGGCGACTTAAGCGAAGAGTCCTAA